In a single window of the Panthera leo isolate Ple1 chromosome A1, P.leo_Ple1_pat1.1, whole genome shotgun sequence genome:
- the TSPAN17 gene encoding tetraspanin-17 isoform X1 yields the protein MPGKHQHFQEPEVGCCGKYFLFGFNIVFWVLGALFLAIGLWAWGEKGVLSNISALTDLGGLDPVWLFVVVGGVMSVLGFAGCIGALRENTFLLKFFSVFLGLIFFLELATGILAFVFKDWIRDQLNFFINNNVKAYRDDIDLQNLIDFAQEYWSCCGARGPNDWNLNIYFNCTDLNPSRERCGVPFSCCVRDPAEDVLNTQCGYDVRLKLELEQQGSIHTKGCVGQFEKWLQDNLIVVAGVFVGIALLQIFGICLAQNLVSDIKAVKANWIKHDDGYKLLK from the exons ATGCCGGGCAAGCACCAGCACTTCCAGGAACCCGAGGTCGGCTGCTGCGGGAAATACTTCCTGTTTGGCTTCAACATTGTCTTCTGG GTGCTGGGAGCCCTGTTCCTGGCCATTGGCCTCTGGGCCTGGGGTGAGAAG GGCGTTCTCTCTAACATCTCAGCGCTGACAGATCTGGGAGGCCTCGACCCCGTATGGCTGTTCGTAGTGGTTGGAGGTGTCATGTCAGTACTGGGCTTTGCTGGCTGCATCGGGGCCCTCCGGGAGAACACCTTCCTGCTCAAGTTT TTCTCCGTGTTCCTCGGCCTCATCTTCTTCCTGGAACTGGCAACAGGGATTCTGGCCTTCGTATTCAAGGACTGGATTCGAGACCagctcaatttcttcatcaaCAACAATGTTAAGGCCTATCGGGACGACATTGACCTCCAGAACCTCATTGACTTTGCTCAGGAATAT TGGTCTTGCTGCGGAGCCCGAGGGCCTAATGATTGGAACCTCAATATCTATTTCAACTGCACTGACTTGAACCCAAGCCGGGAGCGCTGCGGGGTGCCCTTCTCCTGCTGCGTCCGGGACCCTGCG GAAGATGTCCTCAACACCCAGTGTGGCTACGATGTCCGGCTCAAGCTG GAGCTGGAGCAGCAGGGCTCCATCCACACCAAAGGCTGTGTGGGCCAGTTTGAGAAGTGGCTGCAGGACAACCTGATCGTTGTGGCTGGGGTCTTTGTGGGCATCGCCCTCCTCCAG ATCTTTGGTATCTGCCTGGCCCAGAACCTTGTGAGTGACATCAAGGCAGTGAAGGCCAACTG GATCAAACATGATGATGGCTACAAActactcaaataa
- the TSPAN17 gene encoding tetraspanin-17 isoform X2 — MPGKHQHFQEPEVGCCGKYFLFGFNIVFWVLGALFLAIGLWAWGEKGVLSNISALTDLGGLDPVWLFVVVGGVMSVLGFAGCIGALRENTFLLKFFSVFLGLIFFLELATGILAFVFKDWIRDQLNFFINNNVKAYRDDIDLQNLIDFAQEYWSCCGARGPNDWNLNIYFNCTDLNPSRERCGVPFSCCVRDPAEDVLNTQCGYDVRLKLIFGICLAQNLVSDIKAVKANWIKHDDGYKLLK, encoded by the exons ATGCCGGGCAAGCACCAGCACTTCCAGGAACCCGAGGTCGGCTGCTGCGGGAAATACTTCCTGTTTGGCTTCAACATTGTCTTCTGG GTGCTGGGAGCCCTGTTCCTGGCCATTGGCCTCTGGGCCTGGGGTGAGAAG GGCGTTCTCTCTAACATCTCAGCGCTGACAGATCTGGGAGGCCTCGACCCCGTATGGCTGTTCGTAGTGGTTGGAGGTGTCATGTCAGTACTGGGCTTTGCTGGCTGCATCGGGGCCCTCCGGGAGAACACCTTCCTGCTCAAGTTT TTCTCCGTGTTCCTCGGCCTCATCTTCTTCCTGGAACTGGCAACAGGGATTCTGGCCTTCGTATTCAAGGACTGGATTCGAGACCagctcaatttcttcatcaaCAACAATGTTAAGGCCTATCGGGACGACATTGACCTCCAGAACCTCATTGACTTTGCTCAGGAATAT TGGTCTTGCTGCGGAGCCCGAGGGCCTAATGATTGGAACCTCAATATCTATTTCAACTGCACTGACTTGAACCCAAGCCGGGAGCGCTGCGGGGTGCCCTTCTCCTGCTGCGTCCGGGACCCTGCG GAAGATGTCCTCAACACCCAGTGTGGCTACGATGTCCGGCTCAAGCTG ATCTTTGGTATCTGCCTGGCCCAGAACCTTGTGAGTGACATCAAGGCAGTGAAGGCCAACTG GATCAAACATGATGATGGCTACAAActactcaaataa
- the EIF4E1B gene encoding eukaryotic translation initiation factor 4E type 1B produces the protein MASTLWVGEAEGGIQNWEEKEEKEEEKEGAAVAVLMAEGALNPPGDQLSQRRKEAQEGGPQGIKLELHPLLNRWALWFFKNDRSRAWQDNLHLVTKFDTVEDFWAMYSHIQLASKLSSGCDYALFKDGIEPMWEDSRNKRGGRWLVSLAKQQRHSELDRLWLETLLCLIGESFEEHSREVCGAVINIRTKGDKIAVWTREAENQAGVLHIGRVYKERLGLSTKIVIGYQAHADTATKSNSLAKNKFVV, from the exons ATGGCCAGCACCCTATGG GTTGGAGAGGCTGAGGGTGGAATCCAAAactgggaggagaaggaggagaaagaggaagagaaagagggggcagCAGTGGCTGTCCTGATGGCTGAGGGGGCTCTGAATCCCCCTGGGGATCAGctgtcccagaggaggaaggaagcccaGGAAGGGGGCCCCCAGGGGATCAAGTTGGAGTTACACCCGCTGCTGAACAG GTGGGCTCTATGGTTCTTCAAGAATGACCGCAGCCGAGCCTGGCAGGACAACCTGCATTTGGTCACCAAGTTTGACACCGTGGAGGACTTTTGGGC GATGTACAGTCACATCCAGCTGGCCAGTAAGCTCTCTTCTGGCTGTGACTACGCCCTGTTCAAG GATGGCATTGAGCCCATGTGGGAAGATAGCAGGAATAAGAGGGGTGGCCGCTGGCTGGTCAGTCTTGCCAAGCAGCAGCGTCACAGTGAGCTGGACCGCCTGTGGCTGGAGACC CTGCTGTGTCTGATCGGGGAGAGCTTTGAGGAGCACAGCCGGGAGGTGTGTGGGGCTGTCATCAACATCCGAACCAAGGGAGACAAGATTGCTGTGTGGaccagggaggcagagaaccaGGCGGGCGTGCTGCACATTGG GCGTGTGTACAAAGAGCGCCTGGGCCTCTCCACGAAGATCGTCATTGGGTACCAGGCCCATGCAGACACTGCCACCAAGAGCAACTCCCTAGCCAAGAATAAGTTTGTGGTGTGA